A region of the Mangifera indica cultivar Alphonso chromosome 10, CATAS_Mindica_2.1, whole genome shotgun sequence genome:
AATTTCTCTACTGAACTTCAATGGTGCAAGGTGATGCATAAATTGCATACTTACGAGCACTGGATTTTGGAgggttaaaatttcataaattgcTGAGTTCAAATGGGGAGCTTTTGAGTTTAATTGGTGAATTGAAAAATTTGCGATATCTCAATTTTTCTGATGTAGATATTAAAATACTTTCTGATTCATTGTCAAGACTAATAAATCTAGAAATATTAGATCTGTCTTACTGTAGTGAGCTTATGGAACTACCCagagatattaaaaaaatggtgaACCTTAGACATCTTATAAACAGAAAGTGTGATTCTTTAACTGGAATGCCATATGGACTGGGGCATTTAACTAATCTTCAGACTTTACCACCAATTGTGGTAAGCAAACAGTCCAAAAGAAAAAGTAATCATAGTGGGACAAAGGAATTACATGGGTTGAACAACTTGAGAGGAAAACTCaagattaaaaacttaaaatttgaggCAAGTAGAAAGTCGGCCAACTTAGAAGGGAAGCAATTTCTTTGGTCTCTGACATTGGATTGGGGAAGAAGTGATAATAGAGCGGTTCAAGGAAATGAAGGAATAGATGAAGTAGAGGTGTTAGAAGGTCTAAAGCCACACTCAAATCTTAAGAAAATCAGTGTGAGATCATTCATGGGTGTTGAACTGTGTGATTGGCTTTTGTCTCTTACAAAGTTAGCTTCAATTAGTCTTAAAAAATGTAGAAGATTCAAACATGTCCCACCATTGGATAAATTGCCATGTTTGAAGGCTCTGTGTCTTAGCCATCTAGATGATCTGGAGTATATTTCAGATGAAGCAAATAAGAGTTGGTCCACATTGCCAGCAACATTCTTCCCATCCCTGGAGCAATTCACCCTTTGCGATTGTCCTGAATTAAAGGGATGGTGGAGGAAGCATGATTATAATGATACAGAGTTGCCTTCATTTCCTTGTCTTTCCAAATTAGATATCCAAAACTGCCCCAATTTGATGTTCATGCCACTGTATCCATCTTTGGTAGAATTGAAATTGCTCAAGACTAGCTCGAAACCACTGCAGTGGATGATGACGATGACGTTGAAGAATAAAGGGGAACCATCAACTTCCTCTTGCTTTTCTGCCCCTCTCTCCAATTTAAAGTCAATGCTTATGTTTAAAATTCCTGATCTAGAATCTCTTCCAGTGGGTGCCTTGCAAAATCTGACTGCTCTTgtggatttgaaaattttgtcatgTCCAAAAATTAGTCAACTGGATCAAGCATTAAAGTTTCTCCCATCTTTGCAAAGTTGGAAATTTACATCCTATGAAGAACCTGAGCCGGATGGGAAGATATTCGTCGTATGGGTCTTCGTTTCATACCCGATTTCGGTTGAATCCAGAGGAGACTTCTTCTTAAACAGGTCAATACTACTTAATCAATCATTCTtagtactttttttttccctttggcTATTTTTGAGTAAATACTTGTCCTTTTAATGTCTTCTGGTTCAGTTCCTTGTTATTCTATTTGCAATTGTTATGCTGCTTCAACAATATGCAGATGCAAGAATCATCAACTATCCGGTAATATTTCTTATTCTTACTAGggtgaataaaaaattcaaacaactccgtgtatatgttaaatataatattttctggCTATACTGCAAAACGTAATCTTATTTCCTTATCATTTGGATAATGTAAACTATTGTGTACCTTGAAATAGagaatttgagattattttaacTAGGGGTTTGAGCCAAATTGACACTAGCTCAATTGTCAGCTTGGCTCATTCAAGCTTGAAATAAATAATCACGAATCAAGCTTGAGTCATGGGTATGTGATGCTATCAAGTTCAACTTTGAACTCAAACTATAAGAGTGTTCAATTAGTAGACTTGTCAGAAGTTTgcatatatagataaaataatatcgttttacctaattcaaaatgatgtcattttgcaTTGCTTACATAATATAAGATTGAAGCAAAATAACGTCTTTTTGCTATATAGCTGTAGTCAAAgcaatgttttcatttttcaaatttatcaaagttATTTCGTTTTTAATGTGAtgaatttttatagttttacaCCCTAATCTCTTTCTCAGACAGTCCTCCAAACGTCTCAAATCTTAGTTATTTACACTGTAATCATAGTTGACGTTATGTCTCCTATAAAGGTTAACCGATTTCTCCCataagtttttagttttgaCTCGGTaagatttcttatttatttgtttaataagaaTGATTCTGTGAAATTGTTGGTTGTCATTTGTGACATTATTGTGAAGTGTTGTGGTTCTTCCTTCGATTATTGTTTTGGCCATTGTTGTCGGTCGTACCACAAAGCTTTCAGCTTTTGCACTTATTGAGCTcataaaatacaatttaaaaaccTAGAGGGTAATCGGATGTGCCCCTACTTTTAAGGTGGCTTGTGTCGAGATCCAGAAGGCAAGTTTAAAATGacccataaaaatttttaaatatttttaaaattaaaagaactaattttttaccatttaatttacaaatacGTTGATTGAAAAGGTGGGAGGGAGAGAATCAACAGTTAATGACGAGAGGTTGATCACTAAAGATGAAGATTTGGAAACCCAAGTTGAATAAGGGTTAAACTGAGGTTTTTTAAAACTCTGGGGGGCAACTGTTTAAGACAAAAAAATGAGAGTTTGCAACTAAATTTGGGGAGGGGAAGAGTTAGTTTTTTAAGCTAGAAAATATTAGGTTTGGGGGTAGAAATAAAAATTGCAAAACTTgagattaattcaaaatatgagttcaaataaaatttttaagtaaagattttatttctgactgtaacagtaaaatttaatagatagataAATACTTGGATTCATGGTTTACAAAATCGAACTAAACCAGTCAAATTGTGAATCGATAGTTCAAATGGTTTCTAAAGATAAAAAACCTGTTTAATGGATGTTTATGGACTAGACTGCGACTGGACTGGCGGTTCATTTTTGGTTCGCGGTCCAGTCCGGTTCAGCCGGCTTTGGTcctctataataaaaaatataaattaaaaaaccaaaaacacctCTGCTCCAACCCTTTCTTTTGTATTGCCGATGTTCTTCTGACGCGttgcttcttcttcaacttcgaCTCTTCCTGCAGAAAGAGCTTTCAAATCTCAAAGTTTTATGTTCAATCACCGGCGGAGACACTCACCATGTGCCCTTCTTGTGAAAGGATTGGTGGCATTGCTGATAAGGCTCCATATTCAATGGCTAAATCCCTTTGCCCATTCGACCTGCCTGGCCCCTCTTCTTGTtgtttgcttttattattttggtgaTCCAACGAATCTTATCCAATCAATCAGATTTGAAGACATTTAGCAAATATTTAGCCACATATCTAcgttttattttaatcatgagATAATACATTTTTGGTCACATATTGACTTAGAAATGAAATCAAAGTTAAAACCTAGTACTttgttgatttaattattaaaaaattataattttatgcaatCTGAGTGCATATTTTGTGTATGTctataactttattttataaactaataagtGGACTCTActgtaaatttatatatttcatatttataaatttgtaaactaaaataaatatattttactattatatattatgaattgtTCATATTCttatacaaaattgaaaattcgaTTTGATCAATTGGTTAAAATGGTCTAATCAATTTATCCAAAATCAAACCTCAAAATGGTTTAttattcagtttgatttttaaatctttgtttaaattttcaataattagcAAGTGAATAATTGAGTTTACATCAAACCTAAGTGGAAAATACTCTTTTGGCCTTTGatgaataaaatgttattgTCCAAAAAACTTTAGGGCTGACGACATGCTTCGCTAAAACCTCAAACGAGACGTTTGACTttggaaatgttttattattaaaattgaaaaactattttgaagataaattactttaaagattattgagtaatcttttaatacctaaattagatatagtaatcagattaactcttatattacctgtcacatcattattaataatagaaaattatcataattttttattacttataaactaaataaattaatataaataataaaagatagataaaTAATCTTTAATCCGCTCAACTAAACGCACCCAAGGAGTTTCATTGCATGATCGAGACAAATTCCAccaaaatattctcaaaatttatcaGTTATGGTCACCATTCACCCCATATCAAACgatatcattttccttttccaaccAGAATCATCAAATTTTTCGGGTTTTAAgaaggttaaaattaaaaagaaaagaggaaaattgGGTGTACGGTGGCGTTGGAGGCCTCATGTGGCCGCTGCCAAGACTCCCGCAGGGTATGTGCATATTCCTACATTTTTGGAATGTTTAAATGTGGTCAGTGTTGTTTAGACAGTTTCGTCAGACCATAGAGAAAGAGTTTGGTAAATCCATCGACGATGTCTTCATGGATTTTTTCAGAACTCCTTTGGCAACAGCATCAGCAAGATCCTCCTACCATAATTGGTCGTATTAGCTATTAAATCAGTCACTGCATTATGGGATTTTTATGTTTTACGCTATGCAAATTGCACAAGTCCACCGTGCCAAGCTGATTGATGGGCGGGATGTTGTTGTCAAAGTTCAATATCCGGGCATAAAGACAATTATCTTGGAGGTTTTATAtgcttttgtttataaaattttgatgctAAGTAAAAGTTGCAGTGATTAAATGGTTTTTAGGTATGGCCCAATTTTATAGGACCTGAAGGATGTAAAATACGTTGTCGACTGGATAGCTTGGGCAGACCCTGTATATAACTTCAATCCTGTTTTAGACGAGTGGTGCAGAGAAGCCCCAAAAGAACTTGACttcaaactttctttttttctatttttcttttttcaacaaaaagcGGCTGTTTTTTGTTCCTGCAAAATGTGATACGTGCATGAGTTTTGATAAGATAATTAGGGAATGTCCTTGCATTTACAATGTATGGATTAATTTTCTTGTTCAAAATGTGATATGTGCATgagttttttgttaaaagattgcttacttatttttcttattgatgCTTGTTTTGTGTTTGTAGAAAATACTAGAACTGTGTATGCCAATCTTTACTGCAAAAACAAATGCGAAGATAACAAGTCCGCCAATACAGTGGATGTTCTTGTTCCCGAAGTTATTCAGGCATGAATTTCTCTactgattcaaatttaaagtgcTGGGTCTGATTTGTAGAGTGAAAAGTCTGGAATATTTGTTTATGCTTTTATTATCGTAAGTTATgacaaaaattttagagaagCAGAAAGCTTTTTtcccaaagaaaataatttcaagttttatCACTAAATATAAAACTGTTATATTTCAGGCTTATTCTTTTAACAAATAGGCACATCTTTTTGTTGTAACTATTATGTAACATGTAGCATGGTATTTATGTAATGGAAAGGAgggagtttttttattttgtgcttTTAGTTTAGATTGGTGGTTGACCTAACTGGTATATTTGCGATACTTTGATCTACTGTTTACTTTGGAAGTTGACTTTCTTAGAATAGATAACACTgccttttcattttcaaatgcttaatattcatcttttttttttctttttaaattctcaGTCAACTGAATCTGTCCTCATGCTGGAGTATATGGATGGGAAACGTTTAAATGACTCTAAATCTCTGGAAGCTTGTGGTGTTGGCCAGCAGAAAATTGTCGAAGAAATTACACATGCATATGCCCACCAAATTTTTGTTGATGGATTTTTCAGTGGTGATCCTCATCCTGGTATTTGTTCTCacttgatttcttttatttatcctttatctcttaaacaatatttttcacctTCAGAATGAATTCTAATATTGGCACTACAATGAAAATTGGTTTTTTCTGATTACTAATATACCACTTGTTCTACAGTCAATTCCTCTGACCTACTTCAATGCTTTCCTGGGTGTTTTAATGCAGGAAATTTCCTTGTTAGCAAGGAGGCTCCCCACCGTCCAATTTTGCTTGATTTTGGGCTCACGAAGAAACTATCAAACTCAGTGAAACAAGcacttgcaaaatttttgttgGCTTGTGCAGAGGTTTGGCTGTTTGggtcaaattttttgttatttttttcatcataaaaattatattataaagaacttgtacaaattttaaaaattatctgatGACGCAATATATTGATTGTGTGAGTGTCTATGAGTTAATTGCTCTTGCATGAAAGACTCGTCTGTTCTTCTTAGCAATAATCTTTTACTTTCTCTCAACATTCATTAGTTTCATTAAATGGCTGAGGCTAGTCCTTCATTAGTTTATGTACTTAGCTTGTTAAGTATTTATCATAGTGCTACTAGCTTGATTTGATGGGGGAGAATatccttttttcaatatttttcatcaacttTGTGAGTGGGATttgtatatgaatttttttaaattttattatttatcagaATTTTAAATCTGAGTCCTTAGGAGTTTGAATTAACTAACCTTTGTTAGAGCTTGTCTTTCTGCTTTAGACATATCTTCAAAGTATTTCTCTTTACAAACTAagaaatgaatatttttgtctttttcataGGGAGACCatgtagctcttttgtctgCCATGGCAGAAATGGGACTTAAGCTGCGTCTAGACATGACTGAGCGCGCTATGGAGGTCACAACTCTATTCTTCCGTGAGTCCACGCCAGCAGATGAATCTCATGTATGTTTACACTACTCTAAGATTTTCTTCTCAACTGGGATTCTCCTTGTGTACATTAAATGAAGCTAATCTCTTTGTGTACAGAAAACCAGGGAAACCATAACTCAGGAAAAGGTAAGAAGCATGAAACATATACAGGAAAAGATGCAGTTTacccaaaaagaaattaaactctTTGATCCTGTAAGGCCATACCATCTCCCTTTTTCGGTATGTTTGTCTAAgacattcattaaaaataaacgtttatatttttataacatagtTAAACTCTTTGGTTCTAGTTTGATGCCTTCCCTGATGATTTTGTGATGTTTTCAAAAGTCCTTCCTCTTCTTAGAGGTATGGTGTAGAGGCCTTAATTGCTTATGTTTTTTTAACCAACTTTGCATTTTTACCTCACTGTCTAACATTGTTCAGGTCTTCATCTATTATGAATGTTCGCATTGTATATCTGGATATTATGAGACCATTTGCTGAATCTGTTTTAGAAGGGTCAGTTCATTCTAAACTTGATATGTCATTTCATTACATTTGCTACTGTCATATATCTGACTACAGTGTAATTTAACTGCTTAGAAACATGAACAAGGGACCAGCAACAAATCCCCAGTGGATTTATGATTCTCTAACCCATTCTGAAGTGGAGGCCAAGTTGAGGGAATTCTTAGTTCAGTTGGGGAATGAGGACAAAATACTTGGAATTCAGGTCtgcatcaattttaatttttgcatgaCAGCTTAATAACCTGAATGGTATCTTcccaattatttcattttcaaagcttgtaatattttttttgtttaccttCTATATCTTTCCCTTCCACTTCTAGGGTTGTTAGTTTTTTATTCTTGGGGTGTTGTAGTAGTCTCAGTTAACCGAGAATAAGTTGATTGAGCCCATTGACTTTTTTAGAagccttcaatttttttcatttatttaaagtgTAACCAGTTTTTagatgcaaaataataataataataatgattattattattaaatacaaCCAATAAACAATGGCAACTAATTAATGCCTCTATCCCCTAGAGAATATTGGATGATCCAGTATCTGCAAATGTTGTTGATATGATATAAGTTGTTGAGctactttttttttggtatggTGACATTTAATATGTTGCTGGAAATAGATTTGTAAGTAAATGCAGGACTTTGCATATAATAAACCTGATTACCTGTATTGCTTTAGAAATAATAACACTTAATGGCTTGTAGAGCTAATCTCCAAGATCTTTAAATCATGAAAATCACCTACATTGCTGCTAAACAAAGCAGGGAAGCAAAATTATGTGTTAGGATTCTAAGTGCAAGGTATTAGACTTGGATCACACAGTGGAAAGTATGAGCAACTATTGTGGGGTTTACAtgaccttgggctctcccatctcaatagccaatttttaaaatgtgattCTTCTAAGGTTCATATCATTTGTGATGTATTCTCGGCCACTTCTCTAActttagcttccaagtctctatcaaatcttcatttggctctagccaccattgagaatgagggaaaagctccatgcaagtccaaagaacctttggactctccaatttggctcaactttacttttgggtgcactctcgttacttgcatccaaggccttaatgagatgaaagcttaaatgagtccaagaagccaactacaagcccactttgaagcccaagtagatgaggcagccatccatcacttaaattagagcccaagatgccatgaagcctatttagttgaattgcaactaaaaggaagcaagtaactttagtttgTGGatatagttccaccttttaaggaaaagttgttcccttttgttagtttcttcattaatgtggtatgaccttagtttaaatgaatggttgagcttAAATGAAAGGCAAAGCTTCTATGTCAAATTAATGCTCAATTTTTGCCgtcacttgctcttgtatatgaattagattttcacttgtaaaaagctagacttctttgataatgaaatattcaagtaaagttttgtagcttttctttagttgctttttcctttatccaattcatcttaaaggaagaattggtggtggaagaccccaaggttggtggaaatttcctttatgccttggttaactttcttgttacccttgaaatccaaagtgtgaatgtgtgttgtatgcccggatactgttcacagtgtgtaattttgccattttcagattttgccatcaaactttgaaacaagttttgaatgtcttgttgattgagttgtgattgctataatataccattagaaagctctttgaataccctttccaatgatctatcctttgtatgttttggaggtcatttgattggttaaattggaaaacaaagtgctgctgtgccatatgaacattaatttccagatttgagtttgtgaattgttgcattgccttgatggatatgcaccaatttggtatcagagctatcaCCATATTTTCTAGTTGCAATCGTGTGGTGTAGGTAGTGACATCGTCATTACAGTGTTCGTTCGGGACTAGTAGGGAGCCAACGCATAGCCAGCCCGCTTGGGCATCGGGCTGCGGAGCGTGATGGTATGTTAAGATCAcaagtgtaaggtatgagacttagatCCCACCTTGGAAAATATAGACAACTAGTATGGGGTTTATATAGTCTTGGGTTCTCCTATCTCAATAACTAGATTTTAAAGTATGGTTCTTATAAGGTTCGTATCACCATACGCCTAGGTGGTTGGTAACATGGGTTACCTTGAGAGACTTACCTTTGTTGTAGACATGAACAAAACCTTAATCTACCCCTGTAAGATTAAAGTGGAGAGTgctataaataatatgtttatactaTTTTGATATCAAGAGAAAGTTTAATAGGAATAGGCATTTATAGTGAATACTGAAGAAAAATATGTACAGTTTGTTGGATTATTAATGAgcttatttctctatttttggatgccaaaatatgaaaaagcaaAATTGAAGCGACAAttattctcaattttttatgagattttcattAAAGATGTCTTCAGGTTTGTGCGTACAAAGATGGTAGGGTGATTATAGATACTGCTGCTGGAGTGCTTGGTAGATATGATCCTCGTCCTGTTCAGCCTGATAGTCTTTTTAATGGTCTTTCGGTAACAAAGGGCATTACAGCAGGATTGTTACACTCGCTTGTTGACAAAAGGTATGTTAATGTTCTTATGGGTACTATGCTTTATGTTTGTAAATCTGTATGCTTTGCTGAGCTAAAATTCTATTTGGCTGGTTATTTTATGTCCATTAATATCTATTCCCTGCAAATATACAATAGATAATCAGGTTTCTAACTTATGTTGTTGAGGTCTGGCTAGACATATTAGAgaagtgtttctttttttttttttacaaggcAAGATTTTCCGATGTTTTGGATGGTCCACTTAAACTGCATGACAAAGGACTTTGTTATACATAGCACTTAGTTCAATATGATCCGGTAGAATTAAATGTTGATATGGTTAGAGATTTACTTGCAtgaccttttttaaattttggtgatTTTCCTCAGTTTTTTTCTTGGTCCCTTTTCAGAAACacagaaaatatattttattgaggATCAtggtattattgtaatatagCTGGACATAGTCCAAAATATTGATGCCTGGAGATaaatctatttctcttcttgAAAAAAAAGTACAGTTCTTTCCTGTAATTGAGTAAATGAAGAAAAGATGACTATGCAATATATATTACTTGAGAACTTCTTAACCAATAGAGATATGCATTTGTAAATGTCATAACTAGCATCAAACCTTTGGTTTTCTTGTGATACACCtacttcttttgtttatttaagaaatttagaattaaaaaagtaaaatcataagATTTGGCTACCAAAGTGTCCTTCAACCTGAGTTTTATTGATTGGTTTTACACATTGTTACCCAATATTTCATGTTTTTAggattttttgtataaaaatgcAAACTAATCCTTgattccaaaacaaaaaattagggGTTAGCAAAATCGGTGgagcattaaaatttttaggaagATGACTTTGTCATGTTTGTGAAACCTTGAAagaattacttaccaaaaaaaaaagattttaagttTCTAGTACATTTTATGTCATTCATCATGAGCAAAATAAccaaaatctttattttctttatccaaTAGACTCTCTCTCATAGAACATGGATACCCCTCTATCGAAAATCTTAAGCTAGTAGGTAGGGAGGGGCTTGTTAACATTGATATTTATCCAATAGACTCTCTCTCATAGAAcatggattttctttttctttttttctaatctaGTTGAAATGTAGGGATTTAAACTTTGCAACCTTTGGCAATGATATTGTGTTAAGTTACCACTCTACCTAAAAGCTTAAGCTGGATATCAACATTGATATTTAATCCAATAAGCTCAAAGATGTGAGAGACCAACGATACATACTTACAAAGCGAACTCAGATTATTCATTTTAGTTAGTGAAAGATGTACTAATAGTGTAGACTTCAGAGCTCCTTTCATTATATCACACTTAGTGTATTTTGAGATAATGAAATAATCCGGGTTTGagataataagataataaaaggGATAGGTGTAATAATAGTTTTCTTCGACATCTTGTACGTTCGCCGTGCTGTCATTCCTTCTTGTAATTTACATTGCTCAGCCCGTGCAGTCGCACGCTACTATGCAACTCTAGCTGATGGA
Encoded here:
- the LOC123227697 gene encoding putative disease resistance protein RGA1 translates to MELPRDIKKMVNLRHLINRKCDSLTGMPYGLGHLTNLQTLPPIVVSKQSKRKSNHSGTKELHGLNNLRGKLKIKNLKFEASRKSANLEGKQFLWSLTLDWGRSDNRAVQGNEGIDEVEVLEGLKPHSNLKKISVRSFMGVELCDWLLSLTKLASISLKKCRRFKHVPPLDKLPCLKALCLSHLDDLEYISDEANKSWSTLPATFFPSLEQFTLCDCPELKGWWRKHDYNDTELPSFPCLSKLDIQNCPNLMFMPLYPSLVELKLLKTSSKPLQWMMTMTLKNKGEPSTSSCFSAPLSNLKSMLMFKIPDLESLPVGALQNLTALVDLKILSCPKISQLDQALKFLPSLQSWKFTSYEEPEPDGKIFVVWVFVSYPISVESRGDFFLNSSLLFYLQLLCCFNNMQMQESSTIR